A genomic window from Clostridium aceticum includes:
- the spoIIIAG gene encoding stage III sporulation protein AG, translated as MDKDKLKGLFKSLLSKKYIANLLVLMAIGVMALIVSSNFFMKDTRTKNIYSDPTENVLVQQNNQPMMEEEVVEHRLKEILQKIQGVGEVEVMVTFEMGTEIIPASNTTKSTDTTEEKDSGGGTRVVASENITETVVVANEGNGHKPLVLKEIKPQVNGVIVVAEGAENIEVKVKLYEAVKTVLQVPGHKVEVYSKK; from the coding sequence ATGGATAAAGACAAACTTAAAGGTCTATTTAAAAGCTTGCTATCGAAAAAGTATATTGCTAATCTTTTGGTTCTTATGGCAATAGGTGTTATGGCCTTAATTGTTTCCAGTAACTTTTTTATGAAGGACACTAGGACAAAGAATATCTACAGTGATCCTACTGAGAATGTGTTGGTTCAACAAAATAATCAACCCATGATGGAGGAGGAAGTGGTGGAACATAGGTTAAAGGAAATTTTGCAAAAAATTCAGGGGGTTGGAGAAGTTGAGGTAATGGTTACCTTTGAAATGGGAACAGAAATTATACCGGCTTCAAATACCACAAAATCTACAGATACAACAGAGGAGAAGGATTCTGGAGGAGGAACAAGGGTTGTGGCTTCGGAAAATATTACGGAAACAGTCGTTGTTGCTAATGAAGGCAATGGGCACAAACCGTTGGTTCTAAAGGAAATAAAGCCACAGGTAAATGGAGTGATTGTGGTTGCTGAAGGAGCAGAAAATATAGAGGTAAAAGTAAAATTGTACGAAGCTGTAAAAACGGTTCTGCAAGTGCCAGGACATAAGGTTGAAGTGTATTCAAAAAAATAG
- a CDS encoding SpoIIIAH-like family protein, with product MKLKLSNVGRKNVVIFSLVIMLGLIGYINYSLNRQSLLQTSSELEQYRMTMLEESGMMLDLLEEDALAEEDELENQDQNPEEEAMEDVEEQKETEDVTKEELETAQVVDSRSYNEVVGLVEETNTEIAQTITNREAMQRNTYFIESRLERDKKRSEMISYLNDIINNQLTSEEIRGEAQNVKLDMISSTEKEVLIENMIVGKGFNDALVYLTDQSINVVVNADALTETDVAKIVDIIRRETTIGMQGITIMNKK from the coding sequence ATGAAATTAAAGCTTTCAAATGTAGGAAGAAAAAATGTTGTTATCTTTTCTTTGGTGATTATGTTGGGATTGATCGGATATATAAATTATAGCCTCAATAGACAATCTCTATTGCAGACTTCCAGCGAATTGGAACAGTATAGAATGACAATGTTAGAGGAAAGTGGTATGATGCTGGATCTATTAGAAGAAGATGCTTTGGCAGAGGAAGATGAATTAGAGAATCAAGATCAAAATCCAGAAGAAGAGGCAATGGAAGATGTTGAAGAACAAAAAGAAACAGAAGATGTAACAAAAGAAGAATTGGAAACAGCCCAAGTAGTGGACAGTAGGAGTTATAATGAAGTAGTAGGTCTAGTGGAAGAAACAAATACAGAGATAGCCCAAACCATTACCAACAGAGAAGCAATGCAAAGAAATACATATTTTATTGAAAGCAGACTAGAAAGAGATAAAAAGCGTAGTGAAATGATCAGCTACTTAAATGATATTATTAATAACCAGTTAACCAGTGAGGAGATTAGAGGAGAAGCACAAAATGTAAAATTAGATATGATTTCTAGTACTGAAAAAGAAGTTTTAATAGAGAATATGATTGTAGGAAAAGGTTTTAATGATGCTCTTGTATACTTAACGGATCAATCTATTAATGTTGTAGTAAACGCTGATGCACTAACAGAAACAGATGTAGCAAAAATTGTTGATATCATAAGAAGGGAAACAACCATAGGTATGCAGGGTATAACCATTATGAATAAAAAATAG
- a CDS encoding Asp23/Gls24 family envelope stress response protein → MDAIEKLEYGEVKVADEVIATIAGIAATEVIGVCGMSGGLVDGIAEILGKKNLSKGVKLEVTGEGVTIDLYLIVDYGVKIPDLAWKIQDNVKNTLESMIGTKVIDVNIHIQGVNFPKETTEEVPVPKG, encoded by the coding sequence ATGGATGCAATTGAAAAACTAGAGTATGGAGAAGTAAAAGTAGCAGATGAGGTGATTGCTACGATAGCTGGAATTGCAGCAACAGAGGTAATTGGCGTATGCGGCATGAGTGGAGGCCTAGTAGATGGTATTGCTGAAATTTTAGGTAAAAAAAATCTATCTAAAGGTGTGAAGCTAGAGGTAACAGGAGAAGGCGTAACGATAGATTTATATCTTATTGTAGATTATGGTGTAAAAATCCCAGATCTAGCTTGGAAAATACAAGATAATGTAAAAAATACACTTGAAAGCATGATCGGTACAAAGGTCATTGACGTAAATATTCATATACAAGGCGTTAATTTTCCTAAAGAAACAACTGAAGAAGTTCCAGTTCCTAAAGGTTGA
- the nusB gene encoding transcription antitermination factor NusB, which yields MNRKLARELCMKAIFEMLMNKEYDEKLIKNYLSEEEEIEELQAAYIRGVITVTVDHLEEINSMIEKYAIGWTLDRIAKVDLAILQLALAEILYIEDIPYNVSINEAVELAKKYSGSESTSFINGILGKLVEKEGIKKND from the coding sequence ATGAATAGAAAATTAGCTAGAGAATTATGTATGAAGGCCATCTTTGAAATGCTTATGAATAAAGAGTATGATGAAAAACTAATAAAAAACTATTTATCAGAAGAAGAAGAGATAGAGGAGCTGCAAGCAGCTTATATACGAGGCGTTATCACAGTTACGGTGGATCATCTAGAAGAGATAAATAGCATGATAGAAAAATATGCTATTGGTTGGACTTTAGATCGTATTGCGAAAGTAGATTTAGCAATTTTACAATTGGCATTGGCAGAAATTTTATATATTGAAGATATACCTTATAATGTATCCATTAATGAGGCTGTAGAGCTGGCAAAGAAGTATAGCGGCAGTGAATCCACCTCTTTTATTAACGGTATTTTAGGAAAACTTGTAGAAAAAGAAGGTATCAAGAAAAATGATTAA
- a CDS encoding O-sialoglycoprotein endopeptidase encodes MIKEAVILGLDTSNYTTSLALINLQGKLMKEERQLLPVEKGRLGLRQSEALFQHVKNMPLLVEALSKDISCQVVAIASATKPRPLEESYMPVFLAAESFGKTMSSLWRVPFYELSHQEGHIEAGLWSLDLKMKEPFLALHLSGGTTELLKVTPKTVGYEIDILGGSSDISAGQFIDRIGVKLNLPFPAGAYLEALLSEGEKGDINIPISVKGTTLSFSGPETFLQRRLEQNISSSQIAFSVFQCIAKSLLQLIKNALKKYPYQQVLLVGGVASNKVIKAFLEDQLRGENVKLNFGNPKYCSDNAVGIGVLGLQSYLYNKDDFV; translated from the coding sequence ATGATTAAGGAAGCTGTAATATTGGGTTTGGATACCAGTAATTACACTACCTCTTTAGCCCTAATTAATCTCCAGGGGAAGTTGATGAAAGAAGAAAGACAGTTATTACCGGTAGAAAAGGGAAGATTAGGGTTAAGACAATCAGAGGCTTTGTTTCAACATGTGAAGAATATGCCTCTTTTAGTAGAGGCTCTTAGTAAAGATATTTCCTGCCAAGTTGTTGCAATTGCCAGTGCTACAAAACCAAGACCCTTAGAGGAATCTTATATGCCAGTATTTTTAGCAGCTGAATCCTTTGGAAAAACAATGAGCAGCCTGTGGAGAGTGCCTTTTTATGAACTAAGTCATCAAGAGGGACATATCGAGGCAGGCTTATGGTCCCTAGATTTAAAGATGAAAGAACCTTTCTTAGCACTGCATTTATCTGGTGGAACAACAGAACTTTTAAAGGTAACACCTAAAACAGTAGGTTATGAAATTGATATTCTTGGAGGTAGTAGTGATATTAGTGCAGGGCAGTTTATCGATCGTATAGGTGTAAAACTAAATCTCCCTTTTCCTGCTGGAGCTTATTTAGAAGCCTTGTTATCGGAAGGGGAAAAAGGAGATATCAACATTCCCATATCTGTAAAAGGTACTACCCTCAGCTTTTCTGGTCCTGAAACCTTTCTTCAAAGAAGATTAGAACAGAACATTTCTTCTTCACAAATTGCGTTCTCTGTTTTTCAATGTATAGCAAAATCTTTACTGCAACTCATAAAAAATGCTTTAAAAAAATATCCTTATCAGCAAGTATTGTTGGTTGGCGGGGTAGCTAGCAATAAGGTAATAAAAGCTTTTCTAGAAGATCAACTACGAGGGGAAAATGTAAAACTAAATTTTGGTAATCCTAAATACTGTTCAGACAACGCTGTAGGGATAGGGGTTTTAGGATTACAAAGTTATTTGTATAATAAAGATGATTTCGTTTAA
- the xseA gene encoding exodeoxyribonuclease VII large subunit, translating to MEVKTLSVSEITQYIKRLLTSDPILCNIHVEGEISNFKLHSSGHIYFTLKDPYSRIPCVMFKSNADHLKISPKDGMKVVIKGYISLYERDGQYQLYVQEMKSAGLGNLHIAFQQLKDSLQKEGLFDAKYKKTLPFIPQKIGIITSPTGAAIRDLLSIIKRRFPKVNLSIFPVLVQGDQAAASIVKAIELCNTYEDIEVIILGRGGGSIEELWAFNEEVVARAIFHSRIPIISAVGHETDFTIADFVADVRAQTPSAAAELVLPQWRDVMETLNVLERRLLFSMNTRLSQEKQRLETIKNNYYFKYPLNSVYDQKQYIDQLYKNLNRAISQKIFLNKENLRNTVERLNSLNPLSIFSRGYAVVTDPQGKNIKSITEVQEDELIKIRLLDGSIMTKVMQVKKEDRSREKDKL from the coding sequence ATGGAGGTAAAGACCTTATCGGTTTCAGAAATAACGCAGTATATTAAAAGATTATTAACCAGTGACCCTATTTTATGTAATATTCATGTGGAAGGTGAAATATCAAATTTCAAACTCCATAGCAGCGGGCATATATATTTTACTTTGAAGGACCCTTATAGCAGGATTCCTTGTGTTATGTTTAAATCTAATGCTGATCACTTAAAAATAAGTCCTAAAGATGGAATGAAGGTTGTGATTAAGGGGTATATATCTTTATATGAAAGGGATGGACAGTACCAACTATATGTTCAAGAAATGAAGTCTGCTGGTCTGGGAAACTTACATATAGCCTTTCAACAACTGAAGGATTCTCTTCAAAAAGAAGGACTTTTTGATGCTAAATATAAAAAGACCCTTCCTTTTATTCCTCAAAAAATAGGCATTATTACTTCTCCTACTGGTGCTGCTATAAGAGATCTGTTATCTATTATTAAAAGACGATTTCCAAAGGTGAACTTATCTATATTTCCTGTATTGGTGCAGGGGGATCAGGCAGCAGCTTCCATTGTGAAGGCTATAGAGCTTTGTAATACTTATGAAGATATTGAGGTAATTATTTTAGGCAGAGGTGGGGGTTCTATAGAGGAACTATGGGCCTTTAATGAGGAAGTTGTGGCTAGAGCCATTTTTCATAGTAGGATTCCAATTATATCGGCGGTTGGGCATGAGACAGACTTTACTATAGCTGACTTTGTAGCTGATGTAAGAGCCCAGACACCCTCCGCAGCAGCAGAATTGGTGCTGCCTCAATGGAGGGATGTCATGGAAACCTTAAATGTCCTTGAGAGAAGACTGTTATTTTCAATGAACACAAGGTTGTCACAGGAAAAGCAAAGGCTTGAGACCATCAAAAATAATTATTATTTTAAGTATCCGCTGAATTCTGTGTATGATCAAAAACAATATATAGATCAGCTCTATAAAAACCTTAACAGAGCTATAAGTCAGAAGATATTTTTAAATAAAGAAAATCTCAGAAACACAGTAGAGCGATTAAATAGTCTAAATCCTCTTTCAATATTTTCAAGGGGTTACGCTGTTGTCACGGACCCTCAAGGAAAAAACATTAAAAGTATTACTGAAGTACAGGAAGATGAACTTATAAAAATCAGATTATTAGATGGAAGTATCATGACAAAGGTTATGCAGGTAAAAAAGGAGGACAGGTCTCGTGAAAAAGACAAGCTATGA
- a CDS encoding exodeoxyribonuclease VII small subunit, which yields MKKTSYEKSIKRLEEVVQQLENKELSLEDSLKLFQEGIDLYRNCNTKLNEIEEKVMIILEENGEIKNIPFTDMEV from the coding sequence GTGAAAAAGACAAGCTATGAAAAATCAATAAAACGTTTGGAGGAAGTAGTTCAACAATTGGAAAATAAGGAATTATCTTTAGAAGATTCTTTGAAGCTATTTCAAGAAGGCATAGATCTTTATAGGAATTGTAATACAAAATTAAATGAAATAGAAGAAAAAGTTATGATAATTCTTGAAGAAAACGGAGAAATTAAAAATATTCCATTTACAGATATGGAGGTCTAA
- a CDS encoding polyprenyl synthetase family protein, whose product MDWKSQLNHYIDTVNMELKRYLEGKNDKNKTLMEAMDYSLMAGGKRLRPILALASYEIFNDNLQEVLPYACGIEMIHTYSLIHDDLPAMDNDDYRRGRLTNHKVFGEGIAILAGDGLLNYAFEIMLQDAVKKDPIQPYVESIKVIAEAAGINGMIGGQVVDLESENKKIDAKTMDYIHLNKTAALITAPLKVGAIIGKAKEEDIKNMENIGRILGLAFQIRDDILDIEGEQEKLGKKVGSDENKNKATYPAIYGLEYSKNKVSELTSEANQKMNQYVGRSKFLYELSNYLVHRES is encoded by the coding sequence ATGGATTGGAAAAGTCAATTAAATCATTATATAGATACAGTGAATATGGAGCTGAAGAGATATTTAGAGGGAAAGAATGATAAAAATAAAACCTTGATGGAGGCGATGGACTATAGCTTAATGGCAGGGGGAAAACGACTAAGGCCCATATTAGCACTGGCTTCTTATGAGATTTTTAATGATAACTTACAGGAGGTTTTACCCTATGCCTGTGGTATAGAGATGATTCATACCTATTCTTTGATTCATGATGACTTACCAGCCATGGATAATGATGATTATCGTAGAGGAAGATTGACCAATCATAAGGTTTTTGGAGAAGGTATTGCTATTTTAGCTGGAGACGGACTGTTAAACTATGCTTTTGAAATCATGTTACAGGATGCAGTAAAAAAGGATCCTATACAGCCTTATGTGGAAAGTATAAAAGTAATTGCTGAAGCGGCAGGGATCAATGGTATGATTGGTGGACAGGTAGTAGACCTTGAAAGTGAAAACAAAAAAATAGATGCTAAAACCATGGATTATATACATTTAAATAAAACAGCAGCATTAATAACAGCACCTTTAAAAGTAGGAGCAATTATAGGAAAAGCAAAGGAAGAAGACATAAAAAATATGGAAAACATAGGAAGGATTTTAGGATTAGCCTTTCAAATAAGAGACGATATTTTAGATATTGAAGGAGAACAGGAAAAGTTAGGTAAGAAGGTGGGTAGTGATGAGAATAAAAATAAAGCTACTTATCCAGCAATCTATGGCTTGGAATATTCTAAAAACAAGGTAAGCGAGTTAACCTCTGAGGCGAATCAAAAGATGAATCAATATGTTGGTCGATCTAAGTTTTTATATGAACTAAGTAATTACTTAGTTCATAGGGAGTCTTAA
- a CDS encoding divergent PAP2 family protein, giving the protein MDFLDSIFNNKILWTSVLAWFIAQSLKVIHTFIVDKRFNASRFVGSGGMPSSHSAFVMSLTTATGKTHGWDSTIFAISLAFSLIVMYDAAGVRNAVGKQAIIINKLIEGIHHKTEKKVREQRLKELIGHTPIEVVVGAILGILIGKLMI; this is encoded by the coding sequence GTGGATTTTCTAGATTCAATTTTTAACAACAAAATATTATGGACCTCTGTCTTGGCATGGTTTATAGCACAATCTTTAAAGGTGATACATACATTTATTGTAGATAAGCGATTTAATGCTTCTAGATTTGTAGGTTCTGGGGGAATGCCCAGCTCCCATTCAGCCTTTGTGATGAGCTTGACCACTGCCACAGGAAAAACCCATGGATGGGATTCAACAATATTTGCCATTAGTCTTGCATTTTCTTTAATTGTTATGTATGATGCAGCTGGTGTGAGAAATGCTGTAGGGAAACAAGCAATCATCATTAATAAACTTATAGAGGGAATTCATCATAAAACGGAAAAAAAGGTTAGAGAACAAAGATTAAAGGAGCTAATAGGGCATACACCCATTGAGGTGGTGGTAGGGGCAATTTTAGGCATCCTAATAGGAAAGTTAATGATTTGA
- the dxs gene encoding 1-deoxy-D-xylulose-5-phosphate synthase, translated as MYKILEQINSPEDLKKLKSNEMKILAEDIRRFLVDSVSKTGGHLASNLGVVELTLALHTVFNTLEDKIIWDVGHQSYVHKILTDRKSQFHTIRQYKGISGFPKRYESPHDHFDTGHSSTSISAALGLASARDLSKDKYSVVAIIGDGALTGGMAFEALNHAGQSKRNLIVILNDNEMSISQNVGGLSNYLNKIRTNTVYSKVKGDVESLITNIPAIGKTVIRTAGKAKDCIKYLFVPGALFEELGFKYIGPIDGHNYSEICKVLKNCKNISGPILLHVMTQKGKGYPLAEKFPDKFHGVNPFKIETGQPLSASTSVSYSEVAGNTLVACAEKDKKIVAITAAMPAGTGLSNFAKCFPKRFFDVGIAEQHAVTFAAGMAASGYKPCFAVYSTFLQRAYDQVIHDVCLQNLPVVFLIDRAGLVGNDGETHHGSFDISFLSPIPNLTIMAPKNGWELQKMIEFAVQYHGPIAIRYPRGSAMTMENVTNNPIALGKAEILYEGGKDALIIAVGHMNTSALKICEALKEKEIGSTLCNLRFIKPMDEAMLIKQAKNHKKIYVIEDNAKIGGVGEQIQAMFNNNKIFKEVYTLGLPDVFVEHGDVSTLYHLYGLSIEEIAKKISEDFESKIIKNIRIR; from the coding sequence ATGTACAAAATTTTAGAACAAATCAACTCTCCTGAGGATCTAAAAAAGTTAAAAAGCAATGAAATGAAAATCTTAGCAGAAGATATTAGGAGGTTTTTAGTTGATTCTGTTTCTAAAACAGGAGGACACCTAGCTTCCAACCTTGGTGTAGTAGAACTAACGTTAGCCTTGCATACAGTATTTAATACCTTAGAAGATAAGATCATCTGGGATGTTGGACACCAAAGTTATGTGCACAAAATATTAACCGATAGAAAAAGTCAATTTCATACTATTAGACAATATAAAGGGATTAGTGGGTTTCCTAAGAGGTATGAAAGTCCCCATGATCATTTTGATACTGGACATAGTAGTACTTCTATTTCAGCTGCACTAGGTTTGGCCAGTGCTAGAGATTTAAGTAAAGACAAGTATTCTGTAGTAGCGATAATTGGTGATGGTGCTTTAACGGGGGGGATGGCTTTTGAGGCCTTAAATCATGCGGGGCAAAGTAAAAGAAATCTTATTGTTATTTTAAATGACAATGAAATGTCCATATCTCAAAATGTTGGAGGCTTATCAAATTATTTAAATAAAATTAGAACCAATACTGTCTATTCTAAGGTGAAGGGAGATGTAGAAAGCCTAATTACAAACATACCTGCCATAGGAAAGACTGTTATCAGAACTGCTGGAAAAGCAAAGGACTGTATTAAATATCTTTTCGTTCCAGGGGCTTTGTTTGAAGAACTGGGTTTTAAATATATTGGGCCTATAGATGGCCATAATTATAGTGAGATTTGCAAGGTTTTAAAGAATTGTAAAAATATCTCTGGGCCTATATTGTTGCATGTTATGACCCAAAAAGGTAAGGGATATCCTTTAGCTGAGAAGTTTCCTGACAAGTTTCATGGGGTAAATCCTTTTAAGATTGAAACAGGTCAACCCCTATCTGCCAGCACAAGCGTTTCTTACTCGGAGGTTGCAGGCAATACTTTAGTAGCCTGTGCTGAAAAGGACAAAAAAATTGTGGCGATTACTGCCGCCATGCCTGCAGGGACAGGTTTATCCAACTTTGCAAAATGTTTTCCAAAAAGATTTTTTGATGTAGGTATTGCAGAGCAACACGCAGTCACTTTTGCTGCTGGTATGGCGGCTTCAGGATACAAACCGTGTTTTGCTGTGTACTCTACTTTTTTACAAAGAGCATATGATCAGGTGATTCATGATGTATGTCTTCAAAACCTACCAGTAGTATTTTTAATTGATCGTGCGGGCTTAGTAGGAAATGATGGGGAAACTCATCATGGAAGTTTTGACATTTCCTTTTTATCACCAATTCCCAATTTGACAATTATGGCTCCTAAAAATGGATGGGAGTTACAGAAGATGATAGAATTTGCTGTGCAGTATCATGGTCCGATAGCCATAAGGTATCCTAGAGGGTCTGCTATGACGATGGAGAATGTCACAAATAACCCTATTGCTTTAGGGAAAGCTGAAATTCTGTACGAAGGCGGCAAGGATGCTTTGATTATAGCAGTAGGCCATATGAATACTTCTGCATTAAAAATTTGTGAGGCGTTAAAAGAGAAGGAGATAGGAAGTACTTTATGTAACCTTAGATTTATCAAGCCTATGGATGAGGCTATGCTGATAAAGCAGGCGAAAAACCATAAAAAGATTTATGTGATAGAGGATAATGCTAAGATCGGTGGAGTAGGAGAACAAATACAGGCAATGTTTAATAACAATAAAATTTTTAAAGAAGTGTATACATTAGGACTGCCAGATGTATTTGTTGAGCATGGAGATGTCAGTACTTTATATCATCTTTATGGTTTAAGTATAGAAGAAATTGCAAAAAAAATAAGTGAAGATTTTGAATCGAAAATTATCAAAAATATTAGAATACGTTAA
- a CDS encoding TlyA family RNA methyltransferase has protein sequence MDKIRLDTLLVEKGYFDSREKARRTIMAGLVFIDHQKIDKPGTKVNSACEILVKGNAIPYVSRGGLKLEKAMKEFGIDLKDKVCLDIGASTGGFTDCMLQNAAAKVYAIDVGYGQLDWKLRQDPRVVVMERRNIRYVEPQELQELGDFASIDVSFISLKLVLPVVKTLLKSPSSEIVALVKPQFEAGKEKVGKKGVVKDINVHKEVVDNIIDYAKSIGLHIENFSYSPIKGPEGNIEYLLHMKTNVEEDQGIRPEEVDKIIYESHQSLEGM, from the coding sequence ATGGATAAGATAAGATTAGATACACTCTTAGTAGAAAAAGGATATTTTGATAGCAGAGAAAAGGCTCGGCGTACTATTATGGCGGGCTTAGTCTTTATAGATCATCAGAAAATCGACAAACCAGGCACAAAGGTAAATAGTGCCTGTGAGATTTTAGTAAAGGGCAATGCTATTCCTTATGTCAGTAGGGGCGGGTTAAAACTTGAAAAGGCTATGAAGGAATTTGGTATCGACTTAAAGGATAAAGTTTGTTTAGATATTGGTGCTTCAACCGGTGGATTTACAGACTGTATGCTGCAAAATGCTGCTGCAAAGGTCTATGCTATAGATGTAGGTTATGGTCAGTTGGACTGGAAACTAAGACAAGACCCAAGAGTAGTTGTGATGGAGCGAAGAAACATTCGTTATGTAGAACCACAAGAGTTACAGGAATTGGGGGATTTTGCTTCTATAGATGTATCTTTTATTTCCTTAAAACTTGTACTGCCGGTGGTAAAGACGCTGCTTAAAAGCCCTTCTTCAGAGATTGTTGCTTTGGTAAAACCTCAATTTGAGGCTGGTAAGGAAAAGGTAGGGAAAAAAGGAGTGGTAAAAGATATTAATGTTCATAAAGAAGTTGTTGATAATATTATAGATTATGCAAAATCTATAGGACTTCACATAGAAAACTTTTCTTATTCCCCTATTAAAGGGCCAGAGGGCAATATTGAATATTTATTACATATGAAAACTAATGTTGAAGAAGACCAAGGGATAAGGCCAGAAGAGGTTGATAAAATTATTTATGAATCTCACCAATCTTTAGAAGGAATGTAA
- a CDS encoding arginine repressor — protein MKYTRHAKILEIIDNKEIETQEELSEELKKMGLNVTQATVSRDIKELRLIKVMSKSGKYKYATLNSQENILSDRLIRLFKDAILSYDHAGNILVLRTIPAAAQAAASAIDAANMEDIVGTVAGDDTIFVVIRDATKMEEMIDKFRKLMR, from the coding sequence ATGAAGTATACTAGGCATGCAAAAATTTTAGAAATCATAGATAATAAAGAGATCGAAACCCAAGAAGAATTATCAGAGGAATTGAAGAAGATGGGACTAAACGTTACCCAGGCCACTGTATCAAGAGATATTAAAGAGTTGAGACTCATTAAGGTAATGTCTAAAAGCGGGAAATATAAATATGCTACTTTAAATAGTCAGGAAAATATTTTATCTGATCGATTGATAAGATTATTTAAGGACGCTATACTATCCTATGATCACGCTGGCAATATCCTGGTATTAAGAACGATCCCGGCGGCAGCACAGGCAGCGGCATCAGCTATAGATGCGGCAAATATGGAGGATATTGTAGGTACAGTTGCAGGGGATGATACTATTTTTGTTGTGATAAGGGATGCAACAAAGATGGAGGAAATGATTGATAAGTTTAGAAAACTAATGAGATAG